The Candidatus Zixiibacteriota bacterium genomic interval TCGTTGTTACAGGGTTCGAACCTATCGATATCCTCCAGGGAATTCACATGACCATCGCTCAGTTGGAGCAGGGTGTGGCCATGGTCGAAAATCAGTATTCCCGCGCTGTCAGGAAAAATGGCAACAGCGAAGCCAGGAAGCTTATGGGAGAGGTTTTCTGCACTGTCGACCGGGACTGGCGAGGCCTGGGCAGGATCAAGCGCAGCGGACTCGCATTGAGCGATGCATACGCTGGTTTCGATGTTGATAATCGCTTCACTCTGTCTCACGTCAGTACCGAAGAAAAGAGCCCGTGCATTAGCGGTCTCATTCTTCAGGGGAGGAACAAACCGTACGACTGCGCAGCGTTTGGCAATCTGTGTACGCCTCAGCGTCCTCTTGGAGCAACAATGGTATCGTCAGAAGGCGCCTGCGCTGCATACTATCGCTACAGGCGCCATGAGTGCGGTGTCATAAGAATGGCGAAGGAGGAAGCATAATGGAACCAACCAGTTCGATGGGATTCGACTACGCTGCACCTGCCTTTGGTCAAGAGAAGATTCAGCTTGCTCATGGCGGTGGCGGCAGGCTTATGCATCAACTGATTGATGGCCTTTTCTCCGCCATACTGATCGACCCAGACTTTGGTGTTGAACATGATGGTGCCGTATTCGAGTCGCATGGCACAAAGATGGCCTTCACAACCGATTCGTTCGTTGTCCATCCATTGTTCTTTCCCGGCGGCGACATCGGGACTCTTGCTGTCTACGGCACCGTTAATGATCTCGCCATGTGTGGTGCTTGCCCACTGTACTTGAGTGCGGGGTTCATCATCGAGGAAGGGTTTGAGATCAAATATCTCAGGAGAATCGCACAGTCGATGCGAGCTGCAGCAGACATCGCCAGCATCAAGATTGTTACAGGCGACACAAAGGTCGTTGATCGCGGCAAAGGGCATGGAGTGTTCATCAACACGGCTGGTATCGGTGTTGTGGATCATGATCTTGATATCGGTCCGGGCAGTATTGAACCGGGCGACGTTATTATTCTCAGCGGTGATATAGGAAGACATGGTATCGCAGTTATGGCGGAGCGGGAGGGTCTATCCTTCGAGTCGCGAATTAGCAGCGATGTTGCTCCCCTCGCTGAGCCCGTGGCTAGATTGATTGAGTCGGGCGCCAAAGTTCATTGCCTAAGAGATCTGACACGAGGCGGTCTGGCCACAGTGCTTGTGGAGCTGGCTACTTCCTCCGGCAAGGGCATTCAGATCGAGGAACGAAACATCCCTGTATGTGAGGAAGTGAAAGGCGCATGTGAAATTTTGGGCCTCGACCCGCTCTATGTCGCCAACGAAGGCCGTTTCGTGACGTTTGTGCCTGCAAATGATTCTGACACAGCACTGGAGATAATGCAATCGTCTCAGGTAGAATCGTGCGTGATTGGATCGGTTACCGACACGAGATCGGGCTTGGTAACGATAAGGACTCATCTTGGTACTGAGCGAATGGTGGATATGCTGAGCGGCGAGCAATTACCGCGAATATGCTGAGAAGCTCGCAACAGAAATTGCGTTGGAGAGGAGGATTGATATGGACGAGTGGCGTGGATGGCACAAGATACGGTACGAATCGGAGCTCGACCCGCATTTCGCGAAACAGATTATGTCGATACCGGGAGGAGATAAGCTACTGTCGTGTATCCAGTGCGGAACGTGCAGCGGTACGTGCCCCTTGAGCCAGTACATGGACTACACCCCGCGGCAAATCATCGGTATGATCCGAGCCGGCTTCAGGGGAGAGGTGCTCAGCAGCTACACTACCTGGCTGTGCGCTTCATGTTATTCATGTACCGTCGAGTGCCCGAAGGAGATCAAGCTAACTGACATCATGTATGCCGCTAAGCGGCTGGCGATCAGGGGAGGGCTCTATCCGAAACGTTTTCCGATCCCTGTCCTCGCGAACGAGTTCTTCAAGATGGTCGAGCGATCAGGACGCAATAGCGAGGGGCGGCTATTGCTGCGTCTGTTCCTGAAGACCAATCCTTTTCAACTTTTCAAGCAAATGGGACTCGGCATGCGCCTTTTGCGACGGGGGAGGTTTAGCTTGAAACGGGAATCCATTGAACGCAAAGATGAACTGCGAAACATCTTTCAGGTACTCGAGAAGGAACACATGGTCAAAAAAAGGACCAATATGACTCCTGCAGAGGAGGTTCCGTCATGAGCTATCTCTATTTTCCCGGCTGCTCACTCAGAAGCACCGGCAGAGCGTACGAGGAATCGATGCTGTCGCTCTTTGCGAACCTGGGGGTACCTTTAAGCGAGATTGACGACTGGAATTGCTGCGGCGCCACGGCCTATATGTCAGTCAGTGAGCTGAAATCATTTGCGCTCTCGGCTCGAAACCTGGCTCTGGCCGAGCGGCAATGCAAAGATTCAGGCACCGTGGATATAGTTGTCCCGTGCGCTGCGTGTTATCTCGGGTTGAACAAAGCTCAGCATTACCTGAATGACAACCCGGAGATCCGTACGAAGATCGATACGGCTCTTTATGCCGCCGGTCTGAAGTACACAGGCCGTGCCCGTATCAGACACCCTCTCGATGTTCTGGTGAATGACATAGGGTTGAAGGAAATGGCTTCGCGGACCGTGCATCCTCTAGAAGGGTATCGAGTCGCATGCTACTACGGATGCCAATTGATCCGGCCGTATGCCGATTTCGACGACCAGCATCAACCTTCCACGATGGACAGGTTGATGAAAGCGATGGGTGCTGAAGTCGTTGACTGGCCGCTGAAAACTCGATGCTGCGGCGGGTCATTGACCGGCACGGTTCAGGAGGTCGGACAGAGACTGAGTTACATACTGCTGAAGGAAGCCACGAGGCGTGGAT includes:
- the hypE gene encoding hydrogenase expression/formation protein HypE, coding for MGFDYAAPAFGQEKIQLAHGGGGRLMHQLIDGLFSAILIDPDFGVEHDGAVFESHGTKMAFTTDSFVVHPLFFPGGDIGTLAVYGTVNDLAMCGACPLYLSAGFIIEEGFEIKYLRRIAQSMRAAADIASIKIVTGDTKVVDRGKGHGVFINTAGIGVVDHDLDIGPGSIEPGDVIILSGDIGRHGIAVMAEREGLSFESRISSDVAPLAEPVARLIESGAKVHCLRDLTRGGLATVLVELATSSGKGIQIEERNIPVCEEVKGACEILGLDPLYVANEGRFVTFVPANDSDTALEIMQSSQVESCVIGSVTDTRSGLVTIRTHLGTERMVDMLSGEQLPRIC
- a CDS encoding 4Fe-4S dicluster domain-containing protein, with protein sequence MDEWRGWHKIRYESELDPHFAKQIMSIPGGDKLLSCIQCGTCSGTCPLSQYMDYTPRQIIGMIRAGFRGEVLSSYTTWLCASCYSCTVECPKEIKLTDIMYAAKRLAIRGGLYPKRFPIPVLANEFFKMVERSGRNSEGRLLLRLFLKTNPFQLFKQMGLGMRLLRRGRFSLKRESIERKDELRNIFQVLEKEHMVKKRTNMTPAEEVPS
- a CDS encoding CoB--CoM heterodisulfide reductase iron-sulfur subunit B family protein codes for the protein MSYLYFPGCSLRSTGRAYEESMLSLFANLGVPLSEIDDWNCCGATAYMSVSELKSFALSARNLALAERQCKDSGTVDIVVPCAACYLGLNKAQHYLNDNPEIRTKIDTALYAAGLKYTGRARIRHPLDVLVNDIGLKEMASRTVHPLEGYRVACYYGCQLIRPYADFDDQHQPSTMDRLMKAMGAEVVDWPLKTRCCGGSLTGTVQEVGQRLSYILLKEATRRGCNVITTACPLCQFNLECYQSEMSRRFDDTVNVPVAYFTQLIGLALGIPQKKLGLQRLFVPLRESHQVNVVAGR